The genomic stretch GGCTTCAACAAGAGGTTTTATTCGTTCTTTGAGCAAAAAGATAAAGATCGGATAGATTCGAACCGCAATTGCAAAGGTAATAACTACTATGCCAGCCCAAATCATGATCTTCACCAACTTGGATTTGGTTCTCTTGCGAAAATCCGTCTTATTCAAAACCTCAATCATCACATCCCCTCTCTCCCACTTCTAGTTCCTATGATGCACTGGGAGCTTATAGACAGAAATGAATCAGTTTAAACAGTCCCTTGTAGCTCCGATGGAAACTAGATCAACGTGTCGTTGGGTCAAGAGAAGTTCCGATTGAAGTCAAAAAGATAGACCTTGGTTCTATTTCATCTCTTCAACAAGTTTAGTAATAAGCATAACGGCCCTATTGTTCCGATGGAGAGAACAACCTATAATTAGCTTTTCGGGAAATTTCCAAACGAACAATTTCAACGAACAGAATAACACTCGTATATATTGAGCTTGTAATGGTACCTCACAATTCAAAAGTCTCTCTACGATTGTATCCTGCCAATCAGccttttttcccccaaaaaaaaagCCGTTTATACAGCTAATTATAGCCTGCACAAGACAATGGCAATAACAACAATCTTAATACGAGCAACGTAATGCTCTCTTGCACACTTTGATAATTTTCATAACAGCATATGAAAGACTAGTGAAAGGCTACACTTTTTAAAAGATTATTATTGTTACTGAAGAAGTAATCTAGCCTTTTCTGTCTTATATATGATGCAGCACATAGATGTCAAAAAAATTGATGGATAACCAGCACTGCAGGagataataataatatataaaCATGTATCTTCCTTTTCCCCAGTTGGAAGCATCAAAGATATCAACATAAGCTAGTGTGCTTTGGTTGAATGTGTTTCTCTACATCCGAGAAGGGGCACTAATACTCAAATTAGAGATCGAGCACACCTGACAGAACAATTTGACCTGATTTGCTTGAAAGCAAACCTTGAAGAATGATCAGCATTAAAGTTATTTAAATTTATCCAGTTTCAAGGTCCAGTTTGAATTAATTTCCAAACCTAATCTTTTTCAAGATGCTAATGCAAAAATTCAACATAGCTTAGCTACTTATAAATGAAGTTAAACAACATGAATTTTAAATAGATAACTAGGACAAGATACGTACCAGTGACCAACCAAGCGACATGACTTCGTACACTAATACTAGATCTTTTTTACTTGTCGCCAAATGGCCCAAACTGCTGCCAGATATGCTCAGTTAAATCCCTTCTTAGCTGGCCATGTGTTGCTTGACTACAAACAGGGGCACTTCTCTGGAGTACATTAGTTAAGCAATTGGCAGGCCCAGTTTTGATGTTTGATGGTAAAACAGCCGTTATACCTGAAGCTTCATTTGGTTCAGAACAAGTACTTGCCATGTCTTTCTCATCCTGAACTGCCATGTTATGGAGTATGACACAAGCTTGCAGGATTTTCCCAAGAGTTGCTCGTTGGAAAAAGCGAATTGGACCACGAACAATGGGGAAACGAGATTGCAGGACTCCAAATGCGCGCTGAACATCCTTCCTTGCCTCTTCTTGATGTTTAGCAAACAATCGTTCCTTTTCAGTTCGAGGGAAGGGTATTGTCTTAACAAATACAGTGCATTCTGGGTAAATTTCATCAGCAAGGTAGTATCCCATATCGTATTGACTCTTATTGATGGAAAATTGCACCGGGGGAGCTTGTCCTTTCAAGACTTGAGTAAACGACGGTGATTGATTGAGAACACTGATGTCATTGATGGAGCCAACAGCATTGAAAGAAGCGTGCCATATCCAGAGATCTTGTGAAGCAACAGCTTCAAGAATAAATGTGGCAAAGCCGTGATCACTATGATTAAGACGACGCATCCATTTAGGAGGGCAATTTTCCCACTCCCAGTGCATGCAACCAATGCTTCCCAACATGCCAGGGAAGCCAAGGCCTTCACCAATTTGTAGTAGATGCTGCATATCAGCACTAGTAGGGCCTCGCAAGTATTCTCCGCCAAACTTGTCAATCACCCCTTCTGCAAACCGCTCCAAACACTCCATTGCTGTGCTTGTACCAATCTGCACATATTCGTCCACAGCATCTGCCGCACAGCCACGAGCTAACATACGAATTGCCGCTGTGCATTTCTGCAGAGGTGACAGCCCTTGGCGATAGCAGATATCAGTCCTCTTGGTGAAATAGGGGGACCACTCACCTAGCGCACGGACAATACGTAGAAAGAGGGGTCTACTCATCCGGTACCTTGTTCTGAATACTTTTTCATCATAGACTGGATCTTCAGAAAAGAAATCAGTGACAAGCCGTTGATGACCCTCTCCGTGATCTCTCTCTATGACTCTCCTATGAAAACCAGTCCGGCGGCGAGACGTACCAGTTTTACCAGCTTGCCGTGCTTTGATTTTGGCATGAATCTTCACACTGATCCGCTCAAGTAAATTGTGCAGGACACAGTGCTCAGCAATGAATTCTTCCATAGTGTATATGCCTGTTGGGTTGACGGTGTTTCTATCTTCGGAATCATCAGAGCAGGATGAAGTGTCTGATTGATGGGACATGCCTACAAAGATAAACAGTGACAAATATTTCAACATACATGATTTTCTTAAGGCAGGAGGAAATATAATGATTAAGGGGTTCACTTGTTCAAGCAGGAGATAACCCTAGACGTGGCTAAGGTGAAAAGTGATACAAATCCTTAATCTTTCCTGGCCAAAAAGGTCCACCAAATATGCAGATGGCAAGTAATTGGACGCCAGCCTAACCCATCCTATAATCTGATTCGACAGTTTGGTGGAAATTTTAACCTCGGAAGTTGAACGTAATCAGATATAATCCCACAACAAtaacgaggagaagaaggataaCCTGCTTCGCCGCTCATCAGTGGAGATTGGTCGGCGGGTGTAATTTGGGGAATGGGGAGACGGCGATGGAAAGGCAAATTCCTCCTCCCGACTGGATCGCACCTCGCCGTTGGGGCAGGAGCGCCGCCCGGCACCGGCTAACGAAGAAGTGAAGCGCGCAACGTCGGTCGCGGAGGAGGACAAGCGGCTGGCAGTGGCGAGCGCACGGGTTGGGTGGCGGCGCGGAGACGGGGGGACTGCCACTGGACGGCGCAACCTGCCGGCGGCGGTGAGACGCGAGTGTGGTGGGGACTGGGGAGAGAGAGCCAAGAGAGGGGGCGGGCGCTCTTCTATAGACGGCCCAACCCAACATGACAACACCAGCCCAGCAAATATTATGCCTCAGCAGTCAGAACACATAGCCCACCAAAAAAGGGCCCAGGCTTCATCTAGACCACTACGATctagtaaaaaaaagaaatcagtgCTTCACCAATCACCACTACAAAAATGAAGTAAATTCTTAACAAAGCATCAGTGTTTGAGTTTCCGACTTTGAACTGGATATATATACGCATAATTCAATCTGGTCATCAAGTTCGTTAGCTAAACACTACTGGATATATATGCACGAGGCCAATAACAAAATAAAGCATTGCTTTGTAAAGCATATGAGCATACATACATTATAACTCGGATCTCATGATACAAAAAATGATTGCTAACGTATGTTTCACAAGGGAAAATTGCTAAATTTATCAAGCTAATAATTGTGATCACACGTCATTCTGCACCTAGCTACCTATATCTGTTGAACTCAGCATTGTTTCACTTCATTTCAATGCAATTTATAGCCATGTTTTTTAGTGTATCTGTACTGAAGGATGTAACTTGGTGTCAAGTGTGTGAATCTTTTATTTCTAGTACACTTACATAGCTAACGACAGCAAAAACTGAAAATACTTTGGAAAGTACAAATGCGAGTTTTATTTATTGGAGAAGCAACTTTATCCTAGTTAAAAGTGGAACAAAACTATCTTACAGAAACATGACCATTTGTTCTATACATTATTCTTGTCAACAATGTCTAATCATTACCTATTTGGCACAGCTAGAccactttttttcttcttctgaagtGAACCACCCATACATATGCATCTGAAGTTGAGTGAGTATAACCTTCAATGTTTGTGAACGAAATTCACAAGCCATGTGCACCCTCCTCCATATTAGCTAGCTCCACGTTAAGATTCAGTTGAAATAAAATCATTCCAATAGTGTCAGCTTGATCTCACTTCTCGGTCAATGTCAAACCCTGAAAACATATCACCAAATATTTACACCAGATGTATTAATTAGCATGCATGCAATGCTAAGAAATTAATTCAAGACAATTTTTTCCGCTTGGTCACTAAAATCATCTATTTAAATTATCTATCGTGGTTTTGACAGTCGATATCAGTGTTCCCCTTTGTCAGTATGATtgaatatatgcatatatatagagATAAATTTAATTAAGGTTATAGGGCCAATAGTGGAAAAATTTAAACTTAAAAACAACAAACTAAAAAAAACATTACAAGTCATTTTAGTACATATCCATATGAAAAACTAATCAATTGGTTAAACGCTAGCTTGAGCCAAATTGTGCATCTAATATAGCTAAATGCATAAAAAATGTAATCATACATTTTTTATGCATTTAGCTATATTAGATGCACAATCATGATTACCACAAGCTTCAATAATAATGAATGAAAGATCAGGACAGAAAAGTTTTCTACCACCAATAAGAAATAGCACAGTTGCACAGATTTAAGTTCAAAACTGATTAATTATCTTCAACTCTTAACATGGCACTTTATATAACTGTAAGAGAGCTAGTTTAATAAAC from Setaria italica strain Yugu1 chromosome II, Setaria_italica_v2.0, whole genome shotgun sequence encodes the following:
- the LOC101760226 gene encoding putative nuclease HARBI1; its protein translation is MSGEAGMSHQSDTSSCSDDSEDRNTVNPTGIYTMEEFIAEHCVLHNLLERISVKIHAKIKARQAGKTGTSRRRTGFHRRVIERDHGEGHQRLVTDFFSEDPVYDEKVFRTRYRMSRPLFLRIVRALGEWSPYFTKRTDICYRQGLSPLQKCTAAIRMLARGCAADAVDEYVQIGTSTAMECLERFAEGVIDKFGGEYLRGPTSADMQHLLQIGEGLGFPGMLGSIGCMHWEWENCPPKWMRRLNHSDHGFATFILEAVASQDLWIWHASFNAVGSINDISVLNQSPSFTQVLKGQAPPVQFSINKSQYDMGYYLADEIYPECTVFVKTIPFPRTEKERLFAKHQEEARKDVQRAFGVLQSRFPIVRGPIRFFQRATLGKILQACVILHNMAVQDEKDMASTCSEPNEASGITAVLPSNIKTGPANCLTNVLQRSAPVCSQATHGQLRRDLTEHIWQQFGPFGDK